The following proteins are co-located in the Candidatus Nitrosotenuis cloacae genome:
- a CDS encoding DNA primase, whose translation MLKLGKEEIAKYPFMTEAGNYLREKGFTLEQFDKDEDLRPIVDLAMNRIETAANGKIFNSDPGIKNLDVEVFSFLIAVILLKQSGMRTLIKRFSLAEARRAERFLEKDLNDSGNKTNEQLAIKIIQDLFAMSVSKSDDYFVIPVPDYLKHAAHFHEQEWKLVNRLVDGGSVFLTAHETVRLIRKELDNFIGTKIHSASIPMVLESFKKPVEQLVTLAQKFTVQTVESTEYPPCIKHAIEILDKGENLPHSGRFMLATYLLNKGQSIEEVAPLFKNAPDYNERVTLYQLKHLAGNFGSGTKYACPSCEKLKSEDLCFAIPECNNIINPLQFGRRRVNA comes from the coding sequence GTGTTAAAGCTCGGAAAGGAGGAGATTGCCAAGTACCCGTTCATGACGGAGGCTGGAAACTATCTGAGGGAAAAAGGATTCACTCTGGAGCAGTTTGACAAGGACGAGGACCTCAGGCCGATAGTTGATCTGGCCATGAACCGTATAGAGACTGCCGCAAACGGCAAGATCTTCAACTCTGATCCCGGAATCAAAAACCTGGATGTGGAGGTGTTCTCATTTCTAATAGCTGTCATTTTACTCAAGCAAAGCGGCATGCGCACGCTTATCAAAAGATTCTCCCTTGCGGAGGCAAGAAGGGCAGAAAGATTCCTCGAAAAAGACCTCAACGACTCTGGCAACAAGACAAACGAGCAGCTTGCAATAAAGATAATCCAAGATCTCTTTGCGATGAGCGTCTCAAAGAGTGACGACTATTTTGTAATTCCAGTGCCTGACTACCTAAAGCACGCTGCGCACTTTCACGAGCAGGAATGGAAGCTGGTAAACCGGCTTGTGGATGGCGGCAGCGTGTTTCTTACCGCGCACGAGACAGTCAGGCTGATACGAAAGGAGCTTGACAATTTCATCGGCACAAAGATCCACTCCGCATCGATTCCGATGGTGCTAGAGTCGTTCAAAAAGCCAGTCGAGCAGCTTGTGACGCTTGCGCAAAAATTCACTGTGCAGACTGTCGAGTCCACAGAGTACCCGCCGTGCATAAAGCACGCAATCGAGATACTGGACAAGGGGGAAAACCTGCCGCACTCTGGCAGGTTCATGCTTGCGACATACCTTCTGAACAAGGGCCAGAGCATAGAGGAGGTCGCACCGTTATTCAAGAATGCACCCGACTATAACGAGCGGGTCACGCTGTACCAGCTAAAGCACCTGGCTGGGAACTTTGGCAGCGGGACAAAGTATGCATGTCCGTCGTGCGAGAAGCTAAAGAGCGAGGATCTCTGCTTTGCAATACCTGAATGCAACAACATAATCAACCCGCTGCAGTTTGGCAGGAGAAGGGTAAATGCATGA